A single window of Oreochromis aureus strain Israel breed Guangdong linkage group 7, ZZ_aureus, whole genome shotgun sequence DNA harbors:
- the sigmar1 gene encoding sigma non-opioid intracellular receptor 1, whose protein sequence is MSLLKIISRLLVFAAVTVLTVLLLRHWLASKQYVFNKEDVAKLAKQYAGQDHEQAFSKVVVELRKRYPGHILPDEDLQWVFVNAGGWMGSMCVLHASLTEYLILFGTAVDTGGHSGRYWAEISDTIISGTFRQWKEGTTKSEIYYPGDTIVHAVGEATSVQWSAGTWMVEYGRGFIPSTLGFALADTFFSTQDFLTMYYTFNAYMKGLLLEAGTLLTEAGVF, encoded by the exons ATGTCCCTGCTCAAAATCATTTCAAGACTGCTGGTGTTCGCCGCAGTCACCGTCCTGACCGTGCTGTTGTTGCGGCATTGGTTGGCCAGCAAGCAGTATGTGTTCAACAAAGAAGACGTCGCCAAATTGGCCAAACAGTATGCAG GACAGGACCATGAGCAGGCTTTCTCCAAAGTGGTGGTGGAGCTGAGAAAAAG GTATCCTGGACACATCCTCCCTGATGAGGACTTGCAGTGGGTGTTTGTGAATGCTGGAGGCTGGATGGGCTCCATGTGTGTCCTCCATGCCTCTCTCACAGAGTACTTGATACTGTTTGGCACTGCGGTGGACACTGGAGGACACTCAG GTCGTTATTGGGCTGAGATTTCTGATACCATTATTTCTGGAACCTTCAGACAGTGGAAAGAGGGGACAACCAAGAGTGAAATATACTATCCTG GTGACACCATTGTGCATGCTGTAGGAGAGGCTACGTCAGTCCAGTGGAGTGCCGGGACTTGGATGGTGGAATACGGCAGAGGTTTCATCCCTTCCACGCTGGGCTTTGCTTTAGCAGACACCTTTTTCAGCACCCAGGACTTCCTCACAATGTACTACACTTTTAATGCCTACATGAAGGGTTTGCTACTTGAGGCTGGTACACTACTTACAGAAGCTGGAGTTTTCTAA